The Planktothrix sp. FACHB-1365 genome has a segment encoding these proteins:
- a CDS encoding isoprenyl transferase — MSAKTRVIYELPADLDQSRLPKHIAVIMDGNGRWAKRRGLPRTMGHRRGVDALKEVLRCCRDWGVQALTAYAFSTENWGRPLEEVDFLMALFERVLMRELREMMEEEVRIQFVGNLTALPQSLQKKIEYSMEETKNNKGILFTIATNYGGRQEILSACRKIATQVKQGLIQPEDIDETLFEQHLYTAGMCHPDLLIRTSGELRISNFLLWQLAYAEIYVTDTLWPDFNHTELHLALSSYQKRERRFGKV, encoded by the coding sequence ATGAGTGCTAAAACAAGGGTTATATATGAATTACCCGCAGATTTAGACCAAAGCCGTTTACCCAAACATATTGCTGTGATTATGGATGGCAATGGTCGTTGGGCGAAACGTCGGGGTTTACCGCGAACTATGGGCCATCGTCGAGGAGTGGATGCTCTTAAAGAAGTCTTACGCTGTTGTCGAGATTGGGGTGTGCAAGCCCTAACAGCCTATGCCTTTTCGACTGAAAATTGGGGTCGTCCGTTAGAAGAAGTGGATTTTTTAATGGCATTGTTTGAGCGGGTTTTGATGCGCGAACTGCGGGAAATGATGGAAGAGGAAGTGCGAATTCAGTTTGTGGGAAATTTAACGGCACTTCCTCAGTCTCTACAGAAAAAAATAGAATATTCAATGGAGGAAACGAAAAATAATAAGGGTATTCTATTTACTATTGCTACAAATTATGGCGGACGACAAGAAATTTTAAGCGCTTGTCGAAAGATTGCGACTCAAGTGAAACAAGGGTTAATTCAACCGGAAGATATTGATGAAACTTTGTTTGAACAACATTTATATACGGCAGGAATGTGTCACCCAGATTTGTTAATTCGCACCAGTGGAGAATTGCGAATTAGTAATTTTTTATTATGGCAACTCGCCTATGCAGAAATTTATGTCACCGATACTCTCTGGCCTGATTTTAATCATACAGAATTACATCTCGCGTTATCTTCCTATCAAAAACGGGAACGAAGATTCGGTAAAGTTTAA
- the lysA gene encoding diaminopimelate decarboxylase encodes MQNSGLQYLSASTDAVETRSPNQHLLPLTAKVNPQDHLEIGGCDVTALVEQFGTPLYIVDETTLRTACQQYREAFKRHYPGESLVLYASKAWNCLAICAIVASEGLGIDVVSGGELYTALQAGVPPEKTYLHGNNKSSEEIQLAIENGCTVVADNWLDLHTLVQLSQQSIVDHPIPVMIRFTPGIECHTHEYIRTGHLDSKFGFDPGQLDEVFQFISQQPGLACIGVHAHIGSQIFELQPHNDLGSVIIDTLTKANQLGLNISEVNIGGGLGICYTESDDPPSIENWVKIVTESVIKACEQKQYPLPKLLCEPGRSLIGSSCVTAYTVGSQKQVPGIRTYIAVDGGMSDNPRPITYQSLYRVVLANQMSAPMTEPVTLAGKHCESGDILIKDAQLPKVESGDILVVMATGAYNYSMASNYNRLSKPAAILVNDGDANVIIERESYQDLIRKDRLPERLTLNP; translated from the coding sequence GTGCAAAATTCTGGACTGCAATACCTATCGGCATCAACGGATGCGGTTGAAACGCGATCGCCTAATCAACATCTACTCCCTCTGACGGCGAAAGTCAACCCCCAAGATCACTTAGAAATAGGCGGTTGTGATGTTACCGCTTTAGTTGAACAATTTGGCACACCCCTTTATATTGTCGATGAAACCACCCTGCGAACGGCTTGTCAACAATACCGGGAAGCCTTCAAACGTCATTATCCGGGTGAATCTTTAGTTTTGTATGCCTCCAAAGCGTGGAATTGTTTAGCGATTTGTGCCATTGTCGCCTCTGAAGGATTAGGCATTGATGTGGTTTCAGGAGGAGAACTTTATACGGCGCTACAAGCTGGAGTTCCACCGGAGAAAACTTACTTACATGGTAATAATAAATCCTCAGAAGAAATTCAATTAGCGATTGAAAATGGATGTACCGTTGTTGCGGATAATTGGTTAGATTTACACACTCTTGTTCAACTCAGTCAACAGTCTATTGTTGATCATCCTATTCCGGTGATGATTCGGTTTACCCCTGGAATTGAATGTCATACCCATGAATATATCCGCACCGGACATTTAGATAGTAAATTTGGTTTTGATCCCGGTCAATTGGATGAAGTGTTTCAATTTATCAGTCAACAACCAGGTTTAGCTTGTATTGGAGTTCATGCTCATATTGGCTCCCAAATTTTTGAATTGCAACCCCATAATGATTTGGGTTCAGTTATTATTGATACATTAACTAAAGCCAATCAACTCGGTTTAAATATCTCAGAAGTTAATATTGGTGGAGGTTTAGGGATTTGCTATACGGAGTCAGATGATCCCCCCAGTATTGAAAATTGGGTAAAAATTGTTACTGAATCCGTTATCAAAGCCTGTGAACAGAAACAATATCCTTTACCGAAATTATTATGTGAACCGGGACGGTCTTTAATTGGTTCTAGCTGTGTCACCGCTTATACCGTTGGTTCTCAAAAACAAGTTCCTGGAATTCGGACGTATATTGCTGTAGATGGGGGGATGTCCGATAACCCCCGTCCTATAACCTATCAGTCCTTGTACCGAGTGGTATTGGCAAATCAAATGTCTGCACCCATGACTGAACCAGTCACCCTGGCAGGAAAACATTGTGAATCTGGGGATATTTTAATTAAGGATGCTCAACTGCCCAAAGTTGAATCTGGGGATATTCTCGTGGTCATGGCAACCGGAGCCTACAACTATAGTATGGCATCGAACTATAACCGACTGTCTAAACCTGCGGCGATTTTAGTCAACGATGGCGATGCTAACGTAATTATTGAACGAGAATCTTACCAAGATTTAATCCGAAAAGATCGACTTCCTGAACGGTTGACACTCAACCCTTAA
- the cdaA gene encoding diadenylate cyclase CdaA, which yields MTKQGIPPWLIQSLDIGLVFAVAYVVLVIIGERRTLWMVRGFIILMLATAISNWANLRLLYIALNSLVTGSAVAMAVMLQSEFRQFLEQLGRGEVLQLFGQGRRAIPEPDGVIDQIVEAVKELSQNRTGALIIIETASPIDERDFSVPGVKLNAEVSRELLQTIFQPKTLLHDGAVLIRASRIAAAGVILPLSERMASRQLGTRHRAAMGITERVAKCMCIVVSEETGSISLAEKGVLNRPLTSSKLKELLEARSWTSNDDRTAASISITHWGNRIGSQGWALVSGLFRPRSKASREKK from the coding sequence ATGACAAAGCAAGGAATTCCTCCCTGGTTGATTCAAAGTCTTGATATTGGATTAGTTTTTGCCGTCGCTTATGTGGTGTTGGTCATCATTGGAGAACGCCGTACTCTATGGATGGTACGAGGATTTATTATTCTAATGTTGGCAACGGCCATTAGTAACTGGGCTAATTTGAGGTTATTGTATATTGCCCTCAATAGTTTAGTTACTGGGTCTGCTGTAGCGATGGCAGTTATGTTACAGTCGGAATTCCGCCAATTTTTAGAACAATTGGGTCGGGGAGAAGTTTTGCAACTGTTTGGTCAAGGTCGCCGTGCCATTCCAGAACCCGATGGGGTGATTGATCAAATTGTAGAAGCCGTTAAAGAACTTTCGCAAAACCGCACAGGCGCATTAATTATTATTGAAACAGCCAGCCCCATTGATGAACGGGATTTTTCGGTTCCGGGGGTTAAACTGAATGCAGAAGTTTCTAGGGAACTGTTACAAACCATTTTTCAACCCAAAACCTTGCTCCATGATGGGGCGGTGTTAATTCGAGCTTCTCGAATTGCAGCCGCAGGAGTGATTTTACCGTTATCGGAACGGATGGCCTCTCGACAATTGGGAACTCGTCATCGAGCCGCGATGGGAATTACGGAACGGGTGGCAAAATGTATGTGTATTGTAGTGTCAGAAGAAACAGGCTCAATTTCTTTGGCGGAGAAAGGAGTCCTCAATCGACCCTTAACTAGCAGTAAACTGAAAGAGCTATTAGAAGCTCGGTCTTGGACATCCAATGATGACCGAACTGCGGCTTCAATTTCGATTACCCATTGGGGAAACCGCATTGGTTCCCAAGGATGGGCTCTAGTGTCTGGCTTATTCCGTCCTCGTTCCAAAGCTTCTCGGGAGAAAAAATGA
- a CDS encoding AAA family ATPase codes for MKSPVQKILFGSPGTGKSHKIVHEIIPALGIGRENVIKTVFHPEYTYGDFVGKLIPVTKGEKVQYKFFSGHFLCALSKAYRKIFDVYKNPTKDKNFKNLSIEEQNILLSTARSEACQKAENVILVIDEINRGNSSAIFGTVFQLLDRNDDGWSSYRINVPEIEILKILELMGVKDQTLATNQSQYKFPGEGDWVNEYTTFQNRLDCLDISLEDRAIKIPPNLSIVGTMNTSDNSIYFMDSAFKRRWEWEFIDWDESEPEPPNYSDFEEYEWKKLVKQINLFIKSHHDSVRGIEDKQVGYFFINYKNNCITSEQIRNKLMFFLWDSVFNRDKRPLVDLLEVDRSELITFGDFTKLHNIFIEKIRAFTPKL; via the coding sequence ATGAAAAGCCCAGTACAAAAAATTCTATTTGGTAGCCCTGGAACAGGGAAAAGCCACAAAATAGTGCATGAAATTATTCCTGCTTTAGGTATAGGTAGGGAAAATGTAATTAAAACAGTATTTCATCCTGAATATACTTATGGAGATTTTGTTGGTAAGCTAATTCCAGTTACAAAAGGGGAAAAGGTTCAGTACAAATTCTTCTCAGGCCATTTTTTGTGCGCTTTATCTAAAGCTTATCGCAAAATCTTCGATGTATATAAAAATCCTACTAAGGATAAAAATTTTAAAAATTTAAGTATAGAAGAACAAAATATTTTATTATCTACAGCCCGATCAGAAGCTTGTCAGAAAGCTGAAAACGTTATTTTAGTTATAGATGAAATCAATCGTGGGAATTCTTCTGCCATCTTTGGAACTGTTTTTCAGTTATTAGATAGAAATGACGATGGCTGGTCATCTTATAGAATTAATGTACCAGAAATAGAAATACTAAAAATATTAGAACTCATGGGAGTCAAAGACCAAACTTTAGCTACTAATCAATCTCAATATAAATTTCCAGGTGAAGGCGATTGGGTGAATGAATATACAACTTTCCAAAATAGATTAGATTGTTTAGATATTAGTCTGGAAGATAGAGCAATTAAAATTCCCCCTAATCTTTCTATTGTTGGGACGATGAATACATCTGATAACTCTATTTACTTTATGGATAGCGCATTTAAACGGCGCTGGGAATGGGAGTTTATTGATTGGGATGAAAGTGAACCCGAACCCCCCAACTATTCAGATTTTGAAGAATATGAATGGAAAAAGTTAGTCAAACAAATTAATCTTTTTATTAAAAGTCATCACGATTCTGTTCGCGGAATAGAAGATAAACAAGTTGGATATTTTTTCATTAATTATAAAAATAACTGTATTACTTCTGAACAAATAAGAAATAAACTCATGTTTTTCTTGTGGGATAGTGTCTTTAACCGAGATAAAAGACCTTTAGTTGATTTGCTTGAAGTTGATCGTTCAGAATTAATTACATTTGGAGATTTTACCAAATTACATAATATATTTATTGAAAAAATTCGGGCGTTTACTCCTAAATTGTAG
- a CDS encoding J domain-containing protein: MTSPETSSQQQPQPENHPALSSSYYTLLGLHPSATPIEIRRAYRELSKLYHPDTTTLSKAIATAKFQTLNEAYATLSNPQRRQSYDLKIGYSRYHVIQVPTNFNQPISKSHPYPKSSAYLDPTDRPLSAGEIFALFLMGLSLIGCLFLAIFIGLTRSGGMIQPIQPPGF; encoded by the coding sequence GTGACTTCCCCAGAAACTTCATCCCAACAGCAACCCCAACCCGAAAACCATCCCGCACTCAGTTCTAGCTATTACACCTTGTTAGGGCTTCATCCTAGTGCTACCCCAATAGAAATTCGCCGCGCCTATCGGGAATTGAGTAAACTTTACCATCCTGATACAACAACCTTATCAAAGGCGATCGCAACAGCCAAATTTCAAACCCTCAACGAAGCTTACGCCACCTTAAGCAACCCCCAACGACGTCAATCTTATGATCTAAAAATCGGTTATTCTCGATATCATGTGATTCAGGTTCCAACTAATTTTAATCAACCCATATCTAAAAGCCATCCTTATCCTAAATCCTCTGCTTATTTAGACCCAACAGACCGTCCCCTTTCCGCCGGAGAGATTTTTGCATTATTTCTGATGGGACTGAGTTTAATAGGGTGTTTATTCTTAGCTATTTTTATCGGTTTAACTCGTTCTGGCGGAATGATTCAACCCATTCAACCTCCAGGGTTTTAA
- a CDS encoding DUF3143 domain-containing protein has product MTLPSSDTPLYNHPLPDIEDWLRSHGGEQDSKELHYWRIKNPHWTADLWLDVDQITVRYIGAANNGQDIQRSFKYSLSRRDLESAIFGGP; this is encoded by the coding sequence ATGACCTTGCCCAGTTCCGATACACCCTTATATAATCATCCCTTACCTGATATTGAAGACTGGTTACGTTCTCATGGGGGCGAACAAGATAGTAAAGAGCTTCATTATTGGCGGATTAAAAATCCCCATTGGACAGCAGATTTATGGTTAGACGTTGACCAAATTACAGTGCGTTATATTGGTGCGGCAAACAACGGTCAAGATATTCAACGTTCCTTTAAGTATTCCCTATCTCGCAGAGATCTCGAATCAGCTATTTTTGGCGGGCCATAA
- a CDS encoding ATP-dependent Clp protease ATP-binding subunit encodes MFERFTEKAIKVIMLAQEEARRLGHNFVGTEQILLGLIGEGTGVAAKVLKSMGVNLKDARIEVEKIIGRGSGFVAVEIPFTPRAKRVLELSLEEARQLGHNYIGTEHLLLGLIREGEGVAARVLENLGVDLSKVRTQVIRMLGETAEVAAGGSNSRTKTPTLDEFGSNLTQMAAEGKLDPVVGRQKEIERVIQILGRRTKNNPVLIGEPGVGKTAIAEGLAQRIATNDIPDILEEKRVVTLDIGLLVAGTKYRGEFEERLKKIMDEIRSAGNVILVIDEVHTLIGAGAAEGAIDAANILKPALARGELQCIGATTLDEYRKHIERDAALERRFQPVMVGEPSVSETIEILFGLRERYEQHHKLKISDEALEAAAKLSDRYISDRYLPDKAIDLVDEAGSRVRLINSQLPPAAKELDKELRQVLKEKDEAVRSQDFDRAGELRDREMEIKSQIRSISQTKKAETTRSEDDSPIVTEEDIAQIVASWTGVPVNKLTESESEKLLNMEGTLHQRLIGQDEAVKAVSRAIRRARVGLKNPNRPIASFIFSGPTGVGKTELTKALAAYFFGSEEAMIRLDMSEYMERHTVSKLIGSPPGYVGYNEGGQLTEAVRRRPYTVVLFDEIEKAHPDVFNMLLQILEDGRLTDAKGRTVDFKNTLIIMTSNIGSKVIEKGGGGLGFEFSENENDAQYNRIRNLVNEELKQYFRPEFLNRLDEIIVFRQLNKEEVKEIAVIMLKEVFGRLVEKGITLEVTDKFKERLVEEGYNPSYGARPLRRAIMRLLEDSLAEEILSGRIKEGDTAVVDVDENGQVVVFQSPADRELLPQGAES; translated from the coding sequence ATGTTTGAACGCTTCACAGAAAAAGCCATTAAAGTCATCATGTTAGCCCAGGAGGAAGCACGTCGCCTGGGGCATAACTTCGTGGGAACCGAACAGATCCTCCTGGGTCTGATCGGGGAAGGCACAGGTGTTGCTGCCAAAGTCCTAAAATCAATGGGAGTCAATCTCAAAGATGCCCGGATCGAGGTAGAAAAAATCATTGGTCGAGGTTCGGGGTTTGTCGCCGTCGAAATTCCCTTTACCCCTCGCGCCAAACGAGTGCTGGAACTGTCCCTGGAAGAAGCACGCCAATTGGGGCATAACTATATTGGCACCGAACACCTTCTCCTCGGTCTGATCCGGGAAGGGGAAGGTGTGGCGGCTAGAGTCTTAGAAAACTTGGGGGTTGACCTCTCGAAAGTTCGGACTCAAGTGATTCGGATGTTGGGTGAAACGGCCGAAGTTGCCGCCGGAGGCAGTAATAGCCGCACCAAGACCCCAACCTTAGATGAGTTTGGATCAAATTTAACCCAAATGGCCGCCGAAGGCAAACTCGATCCGGTGGTCGGTCGCCAAAAAGAAATTGAACGGGTGATCCAAATTCTCGGTCGGCGGACTAAAAATAACCCCGTGTTAATTGGGGAACCTGGCGTGGGTAAAACCGCTATTGCTGAAGGGTTAGCCCAACGCATTGCCACGAATGATATTCCCGATATTTTAGAAGAAAAACGGGTCGTTACCTTAGATATCGGGTTGTTAGTCGCTGGAACTAAATATCGGGGAGAATTTGAAGAACGTCTGAAAAAAATCATGGATGAGATCCGGTCAGCCGGAAACGTGATCCTGGTCATTGATGAAGTTCACACGTTGATCGGCGCGGGTGCTGCTGAAGGGGCGATTGATGCGGCGAATATCCTTAAACCCGCCCTAGCCAGAGGTGAGTTACAGTGCATCGGGGCGACGACCTTAGATGAATATCGTAAACACATTGAACGAGATGCGGCTTTAGAACGTCGGTTCCAACCTGTGATGGTGGGTGAACCGTCTGTTTCTGAAACGATTGAAATTCTGTTTGGGTTGCGCGAACGTTATGAGCAACACCATAAACTGAAAATTTCCGATGAAGCCTTAGAAGCCGCGGCTAAACTCTCGGATCGGTATATTAGCGATCGCTATTTACCGGATAAAGCCATTGACTTAGTTGATGAAGCGGGTTCACGGGTGCGCTTAATCAATTCTCAACTGCCTCCAGCAGCGAAAGAATTGGATAAGGAACTGCGGCAAGTGCTTAAAGAAAAAGACGAGGCGGTACGTTCTCAAGACTTTGACCGGGCGGGAGAATTGCGCGATCGCGAAATGGAAATTAAATCGCAAATTCGTTCTATTAGCCAAACCAAGAAAGCCGAAACCACCCGCAGCGAAGACGATAGCCCCATTGTCACCGAAGAAGACATCGCCCAAATTGTGGCCAGTTGGACAGGGGTTCCGGTGAACAAACTCACCGAGTCCGAGTCCGAGAAACTGCTGAACATGGAAGGAACCCTGCATCAACGGTTAATTGGTCAGGATGAAGCCGTGAAAGCCGTATCTCGTGCTATTCGTCGCGCCCGGGTGGGTCTGAAGAACCCCAACCGACCGATCGCCAGTTTTATCTTCTCTGGGCCAACTGGGGTGGGTAAAACCGAATTAACCAAGGCGTTAGCGGCCTATTTCTTCGGGTCAGAAGAAGCGATGATCCGCTTGGATATGTCGGAATATATGGAACGTCACACCGTTTCTAAGTTAATTGGGTCGCCTCCAGGTTATGTGGGATACAACGAAGGCGGACAACTGACGGAAGCGGTGCGTCGGCGTCCCTATACGGTGGTGCTGTTTGATGAAATTGAAAAAGCTCACCCCGACGTCTTCAATATGTTGCTGCAAATCTTAGAAGATGGTCGTTTGACCGATGCTAAAGGTCGGACGGTGGACTTCAAGAATACCTTGATCATTATGACGTCTAATATTGGATCGAAGGTGATCGAAAAAGGTGGCGGTGGTTTAGGGTTCGAGTTCTCTGAAAATGAAAACGATGCTCAATACAACCGCATCCGCAATTTGGTGAATGAAGAACTGAAACAATACTTCCGTCCTGAGTTCCTCAACCGTTTAGATGAAATTATTGTCTTCCGTCAGTTGAACAAGGAAGAAGTCAAGGAAATTGCGGTGATCATGTTAAAAGAAGTCTTCGGACGCTTGGTCGAAAAAGGCATTACCTTGGAAGTGACGGACAAGTTTAAAGAACGGTTAGTAGAGGAAGGTTACAACCCCAGTTATGGGGCGCGTCCTCTGCGTCGGGCGATTATGCGGTTACTCGAAGATAGTTTAGCAGAAGAAATTCTGTCTGGACGGATTAAAGAAGGGGATACTGCTGTTGTTGATGTGGATGAAAACGGTCAAGTGGTGGTGTTCCAAAGTCCTGCTGACCGGGAATTGTTACCTCAAGGCGCTGAGTCTTAA
- the rimI gene encoding ribosomal protein S18-alanine N-acetyltransferase codes for MGKQYLELQLLTDDQLSAVVELDQRCLGGLWTIDGYQREIDSPNSDLIIWKQVNETANSQPILEELKLPKIELKNPRSSGNEIIGIGCLWAILEEAHITILAIDPDYQGQGLGQGLLFQLLVSAWKRKLERATLEVKVSNQPAINLYKKFGFKEAGRRKGYYQDTGEDALILWRGDLHHPHFLQTLQDWYQEICLRLMVDG; via the coding sequence ATGGGAAAGCAATATTTAGAATTACAACTCTTAACCGATGATCAACTTTCTGCTGTTGTCGAACTTGATCAACGCTGTTTAGGAGGACTTTGGACAATAGACGGATATCAACGAGAAATTGATAGTCCTAATAGTGATTTAATCATTTGGAAACAAGTTAATGAAACCGCAAATTCACAACCGATCTTAGAAGAATTAAAATTACCTAAAATAGAATTAAAAAATCCAAGAAGTTCGGGTAATGAAATCATAGGAATTGGGTGTTTATGGGCAATTTTAGAAGAAGCTCATATTACAATTTTAGCCATTGATCCAGACTATCAAGGACAAGGGTTAGGTCAGGGGTTATTATTTCAATTGTTAGTATCGGCTTGGAAACGGAAACTCGAACGCGCTACCCTAGAAGTTAAAGTTTCTAATCAACCTGCGATTAACTTATATAAAAAATTTGGTTTTAAAGAAGCCGGACGTCGTAAAGGCTATTACCAAGATACCGGAGAAGATGCCTTAATTCTCTGGCGAGGAGATCTCCATCACCCCCATTTTCTCCAAACTCTTCAGGACTGGTATCAAGAGATTTGTTTGAGGTTGATGGTTGACGGTTGA
- a CDS encoding LlaJI family restriction endonuclease, translated as MFNFAKITLVKQREAKDNFVGIRKSASDKGFEFCLPNGFDDFPDGDFDQIKDLFFRMYRTFNKFERDNRNSDRFNLNKPEYQEQQDQTTLSSGGVTFKTDEGESCVIYSKIKMIEKILSAYDDLSLHSIQRKISRSDKIDYSQIYKYLDRAIYLEDDIIHIETMDLPRPLLRYESTDLIDLYCLILDEIIQQLEEDAPDNVKSRSQDIKFFAQRFKENYLTSNQSIFDKDTYEETINILKETLDHIDNCTYYKDADYWQLYEAIETFLYGELNPQQQEGEYWGIKGFSYVWEDMCHTYFFRQSPDFRYSQERNITYNYNSWNICYADTDISLKGYQNPKRVIEDKNRVGNYCTPGRNTTKDDRTWIYCTKSDKPYPDNSGYFWWSELLSIEFNSGLGMFLYNEPEKSNFFNRNQKNALRRFPRPDLVLQSPDRKKLRIIDFKDVPITFFEKNKQKSFENTEEKYRIDVIKQLTYELALQQTHFVWQNWFLIPGYINDLNIEFLDSKIDIKGIQVRKANFTKIQTVYLGENS; from the coding sequence ATGTTTAATTTTGCAAAAATTACCTTAGTCAAACAGAGAGAAGCAAAAGACAACTTCGTTGGTATCCGAAAATCTGCTTCTGATAAAGGGTTTGAATTTTGCCTTCCGAATGGATTTGATGATTTCCCCGATGGGGATTTTGATCAAATCAAAGATTTATTTTTTAGAATGTACCGTACTTTTAATAAATTTGAGAGAGATAATAGAAATAGTGATAGATTTAATTTGAATAAACCTGAATATCAAGAACAACAGGATCAAACTACTCTTTCTTCTGGTGGAGTAACTTTTAAAACTGATGAAGGAGAATCTTGTGTTATTTATAGCAAGATTAAAATGATCGAAAAAATTCTTTCAGCTTATGATGATCTATCACTTCACTCAATTCAAAGAAAGATTAGTCGAAGTGATAAAATCGACTATTCTCAGATTTATAAATATTTAGATAGGGCTATTTATTTAGAGGATGATATCATTCACATTGAAACAATGGATTTACCCCGTCCTCTCTTGCGCTATGAAAGTACAGATTTAATTGATCTGTATTGTTTAATTTTAGATGAAATCATTCAACAATTAGAAGAAGATGCTCCTGATAATGTCAAATCTCGTAGTCAAGATATTAAATTTTTTGCTCAACGGTTTAAAGAAAATTATTTAACTAGCAATCAGTCAATTTTTGATAAAGATACTTACGAGGAAACTATTAATATACTGAAAGAAACATTGGATCATATAGATAATTGTACTTATTATAAAGATGCTGACTATTGGCAACTTTATGAAGCTATAGAAACATTTTTGTATGGTGAACTAAATCCGCAACAACAGGAGGGCGAATATTGGGGAATTAAGGGATTTTCTTACGTTTGGGAAGATATGTGCCATACATACTTTTTTCGTCAAAGCCCAGATTTTCGTTACAGTCAAGAAAGAAATATTACTTATAATTATAATTCTTGGAATATTTGTTATGCAGATACAGATATATCTTTAAAAGGTTATCAAAATCCGAAGCGCGTAATAGAAGATAAAAATAGAGTAGGTAATTATTGTACTCCTGGGCGTAATACAACGAAAGATGATAGAACCTGGATTTATTGTACTAAATCTGATAAACCTTATCCTGATAACTCAGGATATTTTTGGTGGAGTGAGCTTTTATCTATTGAATTTAACTCTGGTTTGGGAATGTTTTTATACAATGAGCCTGAAAAGTCGAATTTTTTCAACAGAAATCAAAAAAATGCTTTGCGTAGATTTCCACGCCCTGATTTAGTATTGCAATCCCCAGATCGAAAAAAATTAAGGATTATAGATTTTAAGGATGTACCCATCACATTTTTTGAGAAAAATAAACAAAAATCTTTTGAAAACACTGAAGAAAAATATAGAATTGATGTGATTAAACAATTAACCTATGAGTTAGCCTTACAACAAACTCACTTCGTTTGGCAAAATTGGTTTTTAATTCCTGGTTATATAAATGATTTAAATATAGAATTTTTAGATTCAAAAATTGATATCAAGGGGATTCAAGTAAGAAAAGCAAATTTTACTAAAATACAAACTGTATATTTAGGAGAAAATTCATGA
- a CDS encoding ABC transporter ATP-binding protein, producing the protein MKQFPTSMSTPASTLNPTEFLTIENLVKSYPNPNGGEFVVLDPINLTIGEDEFISVIGHSGCGKSTLLKIVAGLEKATSGSVRIEGKEIRKPGSDRMMIFQNYSLLPWLTVRENIRLAVDEVLKNMSSAEKMSLVNEHIAMVNLTAAADKYPHEISGGMKQRVGIARALSIQPKMLLMDEPFGALDALTRGKLQKQVLDIWEQNRQAVMMITHDVDEAIYMSDRIVLMTNGPHANIGEILDVPFPHPRDRHELRESSEYYELRNYALDFLERYFTSDE; encoded by the coding sequence ATGAAACAATTCCCAACTTCAATGTCAACCCCAGCTTCTACTTTAAACCCAACTGAATTTTTAACTATTGAGAATTTAGTGAAGTCTTATCCCAATCCTAATGGCGGAGAATTTGTGGTTTTAGACCCAATCAATCTCACCATTGGTGAGGATGAATTTATATCTGTGATCGGTCATTCTGGTTGTGGAAAATCTACCCTATTAAAAATAGTAGCGGGGTTAGAAAAAGCAACATCGGGTTCTGTACGCATTGAAGGAAAAGAAATTCGTAAACCGGGTTCAGATCGAATGATGATCTTTCAAAATTATTCTTTATTACCTTGGTTAACCGTTCGAGAAAATATCCGGTTAGCGGTGGATGAAGTTCTCAAAAATATGTCCTCTGCGGAAAAAATGAGTTTAGTTAATGAACATATTGCCATGGTGAATTTAACGGCTGCTGCTGATAAATATCCCCATGAAATTTCAGGCGGAATGAAACAACGGGTGGGAATTGCACGAGCTTTATCAATTCAGCCCAAAATGTTATTAATGGATGAACCGTTTGGCGCGTTAGATGCGTTAACACGGGGTAAATTACAAAAACAAGTTTTAGATATTTGGGAACAAAATCGTCAAGCGGTGATGATGATTACCCATGATGTTGATGAGGCAATTTATATGTCTGATCGGATTGTTTTGATGACCAATGGCCCCCATGCTAATATCGGAGAAATCTTAGATGTACCCTTCCCCCATCCCCGCGATCGCCATGAATTACGAGAATCATCTGAATATTATGAATTACGAAACTATGCCTTAGATTTCCTCGAACGATATTTTACCTCCGATGAATAA